In the Streptomyces fradiae ATCC 10745 = DSM 40063 genome, one interval contains:
- a CDS encoding tetratricopeptide repeat protein, with the protein MFFGRAREIKALRADISRAGLDTLAGRKAPRARVLLIAGRPGSGRTSLAERLVRDLERGYRDGVLRVRLTEPGGEPVPVERAARALLADLGVAAPAGAGEDDVSELLRGALLERRALLLLDDAADAEQVDALLPDNPGCLVVAVARGPLTGIPDVRPCTVGGLDVKAAVELLETYAGSVRVTVDPQAAETLAELCAGQPAALVLAGGWLAARPTASVADLGKRLRAVPDDDGRPAALRPLARAFRLAYEALPAPGARALRLLSLAPLGSADPQTLSALAGCSVSAAEVLLDGFVALGFVRRAPHGQYEVPGCLAPFLAERLAAEDRPGETQLARARMLERTVRLLQSCRAVTEPEGSPARRRLAGLPRALRFPHRAAAADWLDLRQPALLACARLAVADGELDTLARRLIAALVRALAAHRGTEAAAPELYGLHGLVLDVAERRGLHRERAAALLNLADLDAGTGRTREALARYRAALDAGRLASDPYATGRAMESVGGAHQQLGDWQRAADWYGRALAQRLARGERADQARLYGRLGAVHTYAGRYGEALRDWRAAAAAYRRLGDVAGHARALSEAARVQEYAGRPEDSLRTCEEAVEWARRAGDERLHAALRLRLADTLDRLGDPTAARLHRAAAEGLLGSGSAGQGSSGHPSPSTYEIRSEVQKD; encoded by the coding sequence GTGTTCTTCGGGCGGGCGCGGGAGATCAAGGCGTTGCGGGCGGACATCTCGCGGGCCGGGCTGGACACGCTGGCCGGGCGCAAGGCCCCCCGCGCGCGGGTGCTGCTCATCGCCGGGCGGCCCGGATCGGGCCGGACCTCGCTGGCCGAGCGGCTCGTGCGCGACCTGGAGCGCGGCTACCGCGACGGCGTCCTGCGCGTCCGCCTCACCGAGCCGGGCGGCGAGCCCGTACCGGTCGAGCGGGCCGCCCGCGCGCTCCTGGCCGACCTCGGGGTGGCCGCGCCCGCGGGGGCGGGCGAGGACGACGTCAGCGAGCTGCTGCGGGGCGCCCTCCTGGAGCGGCGCGCCCTGCTGCTCCTGGACGACGCCGCAGACGCCGAGCAGGTGGACGCCCTCCTGCCGGACAACCCCGGCTGCCTGGTCGTCGCCGTCGCGCGCGGCCCGCTGACCGGCATCCCCGACGTGCGCCCCTGCACGGTCGGCGGGCTGGACGTGAAGGCCGCGGTCGAGCTGCTGGAGACGTACGCCGGGTCGGTGCGCGTCACCGTGGACCCGCAGGCCGCCGAGACGCTCGCCGAGCTGTGCGCGGGCCAGCCCGCCGCGCTGGTCCTCGCGGGCGGCTGGCTCGCCGCGCGTCCCACCGCCTCCGTCGCCGACCTGGGCAAGCGGCTGCGGGCGGTGCCGGACGACGACGGCCGCCCCGCCGCGCTGCGTCCGCTGGCGCGGGCGTTCCGCCTGGCGTACGAGGCGCTGCCCGCGCCCGGCGCGCGCGCCCTGCGGCTGCTCTCCCTCGCCCCGCTGGGCAGCGCCGACCCGCAGACCCTGTCCGCGCTGGCCGGCTGCTCGGTGTCGGCCGCCGAGGTGCTGCTCGACGGGTTCGTCGCGCTCGGCTTCGTACGGCGGGCCCCGCACGGGCAGTACGAGGTGCCGGGCTGCCTGGCGCCGTTCCTCGCGGAGCGGCTCGCGGCGGAGGACCGGCCCGGTGAGACGCAGCTGGCGCGGGCGCGGATGCTGGAGCGGACCGTGCGGCTCCTCCAGTCCTGCCGCGCGGTCACCGAGCCGGAGGGCAGCCCCGCGCGCCGCCGCCTCGCCGGGCTGCCGCGCGCCCTGCGCTTCCCGCACCGCGCCGCCGCGGCCGACTGGCTGGACCTGCGGCAGCCCGCCCTGCTGGCGTGCGCCCGCCTCGCCGTGGCCGACGGGGAGCTGGACACGCTGGCCCGCCGCCTGATCGCCGCCCTCGTGCGGGCCCTCGCCGCGCACCGCGGCACCGAGGCCGCCGCGCCCGAGCTGTACGGGCTGCACGGGCTGGTCCTCGACGTCGCCGAGCGGCGCGGTCTGCACCGCGAGCGCGCCGCCGCCCTGCTCAACCTCGCCGACCTCGACGCCGGCACCGGCCGCACCCGCGAGGCCCTGGCCCGCTACCGGGCGGCGCTGGACGCGGGGCGGCTGGCGAGCGATCCGTACGCGACCGGCCGGGCGATGGAATCCGTCGGCGGCGCCCACCAGCAGCTGGGCGACTGGCAGCGGGCCGCCGACTGGTACGGCAGGGCCCTGGCGCAGCGGCTGGCCCGCGGCGAGCGGGCGGACCAGGCGCGGCTGTACGGCAGGCTCGGCGCCGTCCACACCTACGCGGGCCGCTACGGCGAGGCGCTGCGCGACTGGCGGGCCGCCGCCGCGGCCTACCGGCGCCTGGGCGATGTGGCGGGCCACGCGCGGGCGTTGAGCGAGGCGGCGCGGGTGCAGGAGTACGCGGGCCGCCCCGAGGACTCGCTGCGCACCTGCGAGGAGGCCGTCGAGTGGGCGCGGCGGGCGGGCGACGAGCGGCTCCACGCCGCGCTGCGGCTCCGCCTCGCCGACACCCTGGACCGCCTCGGTGACCCCACGGCGGCCCGGCTGCACCGCGCGGCGGCCGAGGGGCTCCTCGGATCCGGTTCCGCAGGTCAGGGGTCCAGCGGTCACCCCTCGCCCTCTACCTACGAAATCCGCAGTGAGGTTCAGAAAGATTAG
- a CDS encoding NUDIX domain-containing protein — translation MTIKDAPAEWRVTATQTPFKGNKTSVRTDEVVMPDGSVVRRDYQVHPGSVAVVALDDDDRVLVLRQYRHPVRQKLWEIPAGLLDVPGENPLRAAQRELYEEAHVKAEEWRVLTDVYTTPGGCDEAVRIFLARGLSEAEGERYEAAEEEADMEVARVPLAELARGVLAGDLHNNCLVVGVLSVLSARAGDGLDALRPAEAPWPARPFEA, via the coding sequence ATGACCATCAAGGACGCCCCGGCCGAGTGGCGGGTCACCGCGACGCAGACCCCGTTCAAGGGGAACAAGACGAGTGTCCGCACGGACGAGGTCGTCATGCCGGACGGGTCGGTCGTGCGCCGCGACTACCAGGTCCACCCCGGTTCGGTCGCCGTGGTCGCCCTCGACGACGACGACCGCGTCCTCGTCCTGCGGCAGTACCGGCACCCCGTGCGGCAGAAGCTGTGGGAGATCCCGGCGGGCCTGCTCGACGTGCCGGGGGAGAACCCGCTGCGCGCCGCCCAGCGCGAGCTGTACGAGGAGGCGCACGTCAAGGCGGAGGAGTGGCGCGTCCTGACCGACGTGTACACCACGCCGGGCGGCTGCGACGAGGCCGTACGGATCTTCCTGGCGCGGGGCCTGTCGGAGGCCGAGGGGGAGCGGTACGAGGCGGCCGAGGAGGAGGCCGACATGGAGGTCGCCCGGGTGCCGCTGGCCGAGCTGGCGCGCGGTGTCCTCGCGGGCGACCTGCACAACAACTGCCTGGTCGTCGGCGTCCTGTCGGTGCTGTCCGCGCGGGCGGGCGACGGGCTGGACGCGCTGCGGCCGGCGGAGGCCCCCTGGCCGGCGCGGCCCTTCGAGGCGTGA
- a CDS encoding CTP synthase, with protein MPPAAFRNSTATTTKHIFVTGGVASSLGKGLTASSLGALLKARGLRVTMQKLDPYLNVDPGTMNPFQHGEVFVTNDGAETDLDIGHYERFLDVDLDGSANVTTGQVYSTVIAKERRGEYLGDTVQVIPHITNEIKHRIRRMATDDVDVVITEVGGTVGDIESLPFLETVRQVRHEVGRDNVFVVHISLLPYIGPSGELKTKPTQHSVAALRNIGIQPDAIVLRADRDVPTAIKRKISLMCDVDEAAVVAAIDAKSIYDIPKVLHTEGLDAYVVRKLDLPFRDVDWTVWEDLLDRVHNPEHEVTVALVGKYIDLPDAYLSVTEAMRAGGFANKARVKVKWVTSDDCKTQAGAAQQLGDVDAIVIPGGFGERGVDGKVGAIRYARENGVPLLGLCLGLQCIVIEAARNLAGIPDANSTEFDAATSHPVISTMEEQLAYVEGAGDLGGTMRLGLYPAKLAEGSIVREAYGDEPYVDERHRHRYEVNNAYRAELEKKAGIVFSGTSPDNKLVEYVEYPRDVHPYLVATQAHPELRSRPTRPHPLFAGLVKAAVERQRAAKSGA; from the coding sequence ATGCCGCCCGCTGCTTTCCGAAACAGCACAGCCACGACGACCAAGCACATCTTCGTCACCGGGGGTGTCGCCAGCTCCCTCGGAAAGGGCCTGACCGCCTCCAGCCTGGGTGCGCTCCTCAAGGCGCGGGGCCTGCGGGTCACGATGCAGAAGCTCGACCCGTACCTGAACGTCGACCCCGGCACGATGAACCCGTTCCAGCACGGCGAGGTGTTCGTCACCAACGACGGCGCCGAGACCGACCTGGACATCGGCCACTACGAGCGCTTCCTCGACGTCGACCTCGACGGCTCCGCCAACGTCACCACCGGCCAGGTGTACTCGACGGTCATCGCCAAGGAGCGGCGCGGCGAGTACCTGGGCGACACCGTGCAGGTCATCCCGCACATCACCAACGAGATCAAGCACCGCATCCGCCGCATGGCGACCGACGACGTCGACGTGGTCATCACCGAGGTCGGCGGCACGGTCGGCGACATCGAGTCGCTGCCGTTCCTGGAGACCGTCCGCCAGGTCCGCCACGAGGTCGGCCGGGACAACGTCTTCGTCGTGCACATCTCCCTCCTGCCGTACATCGGCCCGTCCGGCGAGCTGAAGACCAAGCCGACCCAGCACAGCGTCGCCGCGCTGCGCAACATCGGCATCCAGCCCGACGCGATCGTGCTGCGCGCGGACCGGGACGTGCCGACCGCCATCAAGCGCAAGATCTCGCTCATGTGCGACGTGGACGAGGCCGCCGTGGTCGCCGCCATCGACGCCAAGTCGATCTACGACATCCCGAAGGTGCTGCACACCGAGGGCCTCGACGCGTACGTCGTGCGCAAGCTGGACCTGCCGTTCCGCGACGTCGACTGGACCGTCTGGGAGGACCTGCTCGACCGCGTCCACAACCCGGAGCACGAGGTCACGGTCGCCCTCGTCGGCAAGTACATCGACCTGCCCGACGCCTACCTGTCGGTGACCGAGGCCATGCGCGCCGGCGGCTTCGCCAACAAGGCCCGGGTCAAGGTCAAGTGGGTCACCTCCGACGACTGCAAGACCCAGGCCGGCGCGGCCCAGCAGCTCGGCGACGTCGACGCGATCGTCATCCCCGGCGGCTTCGGCGAGCGCGGCGTCGACGGCAAGGTCGGCGCGATCCGGTACGCCCGCGAGAACGGGGTCCCGCTGCTCGGCCTCTGCCTGGGCCTGCAGTGCATCGTCATCGAGGCCGCGCGGAACCTCGCGGGCATCCCCGACGCCAACTCCACCGAGTTCGACGCGGCCACCTCCCACCCGGTCATCTCGACCATGGAGGAGCAGCTCGCGTACGTCGAGGGCGCCGGCGACCTGGGCGGCACCATGCGCCTGGGCCTCTACCCGGCCAAGCTGGCGGAGGGCTCCATCGTCCGCGAGGCCTACGGCGACGAGCCGTACGTCGACGAGCGGCACCGCCACCGCTACGAGGTGAACAACGCCTACCGCGCCGAGCTGGAGAAGAAGGCCGGCATCGTGTTCTCCGGCACCTCGCCGGACAACAAGCTCGTCGAGTACGTCGAGTACCCGCGCGACGTCCACCCCTACCTGGTCGCCACCCAGGCCCACCCGGAGCTGCGGTCCCGGCCGACCCGGCCGCACCCCCTCTTCGCCGGGCTGGTGAAGGCCGCGGTGGAGCGGCAGCGGGCCGCGAAGTCCGGCGCGTGA
- a CDS encoding glycoside hydrolase family 15 protein, whose amino-acid sequence MAGRIEDYALIGDMQTAALVCRDGTADWLCLPRFDSHAVFAGILGTEEHGFWRIGPEHAEGTEPPAADRRQYRGDSLILESEWDTPRGTVRITDFMPPRDGAPQLVRIVEGVSGRVEMRSSLRMRFSYGRIVPWVHKVDNRTVAVAGPDSVWLDTPVETYGEELTTYADFTVAAGERIAFTLSWQPSHHPQPPLPDPEGALEATTEFWREWVDHCTYRGPYREPVVRSLITLKALTYAPTGGIVAAPTTSLPEDIGGVRNWDYRYTWLRDAAITLSSLLRTGYREEARAWREWLLRAVAGDPENLQIMYGIAGERELGEAELDWLPGYENSTPVRVGNGAAAQLQLDVYGEVTEALHLAHMTGLARNDYASLLQLKLIHYLEKHWNEPDEGIWEVRGPRRHFVHSKVMAWVAVDRTIKLIESGDADGPLERWRELRDEIHRDVCEKGYDPERNTFTQSYGSQELDAALLLIPQMGFLPPDDKRVIGTIEAIQRELSTEDGFILRYPTQGSHEGVDGLPGDEGAFLACSFWMADDLAMIGRVDEARKLFEKLLALRNDLGLLAEEWDPRLQRQVGNFPQAFSHVPLIDTALRLTASGAYGG is encoded by the coding sequence GTGGCCGGGCGCATCGAGGACTACGCACTCATCGGAGACATGCAGACCGCCGCCCTGGTCTGCCGGGACGGCACGGCCGACTGGCTGTGCCTGCCCCGCTTCGACTCGCATGCCGTCTTCGCAGGAATCCTCGGGACCGAGGAGCACGGATTCTGGCGGATCGGTCCGGAGCACGCCGAGGGCACCGAGCCCCCGGCCGCCGACCGCCGCCAGTACCGGGGCGACTCGCTCATCCTCGAATCCGAGTGGGACACACCGCGCGGCACCGTGCGGATCACCGACTTCATGCCGCCCCGCGACGGCGCGCCGCAGCTGGTGCGGATCGTCGAGGGCGTCAGCGGCCGGGTGGAGATGCGCTCCAGCTTGCGGATGCGGTTCAGCTACGGCCGGATCGTGCCCTGGGTCCACAAGGTCGACAACCGCACGGTCGCCGTCGCCGGCCCCGACTCGGTGTGGCTGGACACGCCGGTGGAGACGTACGGCGAGGAGCTGACGACGTACGCCGACTTCACCGTCGCCGCGGGCGAGCGGATCGCCTTCACCCTCAGCTGGCAGCCCTCCCACCACCCGCAGCCCCCGCTGCCCGACCCGGAGGGCGCGCTGGAGGCGACGACCGAGTTCTGGCGCGAATGGGTCGACCACTGCACCTACCGCGGCCCCTACCGGGAGCCGGTGGTCCGCTCCCTGATCACCCTCAAGGCGCTGACGTACGCGCCGACCGGCGGCATCGTCGCCGCGCCGACCACCTCCCTGCCGGAGGACATCGGCGGCGTGCGGAACTGGGACTACCGCTACACCTGGCTGCGCGACGCGGCGATCACGCTCTCCTCGCTGCTGCGCACCGGCTACCGCGAGGAGGCCCGCGCCTGGCGCGAGTGGCTGCTGCGGGCGGTCGCGGGCGACCCGGAGAACCTCCAGATCATGTACGGCATCGCGGGCGAGCGCGAGCTGGGCGAGGCGGAGCTGGACTGGCTGCCCGGCTACGAGAACTCCACCCCGGTCCGCGTCGGCAACGGCGCCGCCGCGCAGCTCCAGCTCGACGTGTACGGCGAGGTCACCGAGGCCCTGCACCTGGCGCACATGACCGGGCTGGCCCGCAACGACTACGCCTCGCTCCTCCAGCTCAAGCTGATCCACTACCTGGAGAAGCACTGGAACGAGCCCGACGAGGGCATCTGGGAGGTGCGCGGCCCGCGCCGCCACTTCGTCCACTCCAAGGTCATGGCGTGGGTGGCCGTCGACCGCACGATCAAGCTGATCGAGTCCGGGGACGCCGACGGCCCGCTGGAGCGGTGGCGCGAGCTGCGCGACGAGATCCACCGGGACGTGTGCGAGAAGGGCTACGACCCGGAGCGCAACACCTTCACGCAGTCGTACGGCTCCCAGGAGCTGGACGCGGCGCTGCTGCTCATCCCGCAGATGGGCTTCCTGCCGCCGGACGACAAGCGGGTCATCGGCACCATCGAGGCGATCCAGCGGGAGCTGTCCACGGAGGACGGCTTCATCCTGCGCTACCCGACGCAGGGCTCCCACGAGGGCGTGGACGGCCTGCCCGGTGACGAGGGCGCCTTCCTGGCGTGCTCGTTCTGGATGGCCGACGACCTGGCGATGATCGGCCGCGTCGACGAGGCCCGCAAGCTGTTCGAGAAGCTCCTGGCCCTGCGCAACGACCTCGGCCTGCTGGCGGAGGAGTGGGACCCGCGCCTCCAGCGCCAGGTCGGCAACTTCCCGCAGGCGTTCAGCCACGTGCCGCTCATCGACACGGCCCTGCGCCTGACCGCGAGCGGGGCGTACGGGGGCTGA
- a CDS encoding PucR family transcriptional regulator — protein sequence MEEQGGITVRRALELPALRGGLPEVVAGAGRLDRTVRWVHAGEVPNIASLLKGGELLLTTGIGIGARPADQRVFVRRLAERGIAALVVELGARFARLPGALVDTARSAGLPLVQLHREVPFVSVTEEVHTEIVNGHYALLRRADEVHRQCTEALLGGGGVPRVLRILAGFAGNPVFLETADGRLLYGADGGAGAPGTEPLRVWEGLRGKGGAAPAGAVLVDVPGGEGPGGVRARLVALAVAGPLLPVHRMAAERAAGLLAVVLLQARQEEELAARGRGDFLTDLAEGRIRAEDAPAQAAVLGFRPGGGPLLPVVMRPAAEGAPAGGWALPARAVAEELSRAGVPVLVGVRPVEGRIVLLVGLRAEAERGAVADRVATALRAGAERAGLDRPEGRPPVVVVGVAGGWAAASAGLRHAAETADAARGLPERPWHDARRLDVDLLLWRLHRHDGAALAAFVDRAIGPLREHDAAARGPLLPTLETYLAHAGRKAETARELHLNRQTLYNRLARIGELLGTDLDDPQTVLALSLALRARRLT from the coding sequence ATGGAGGAACAGGGCGGGATCACCGTGCGGCGGGCGCTGGAGCTGCCCGCGCTGCGGGGCGGGCTCCCCGAGGTGGTGGCCGGCGCCGGCCGGCTGGACCGGACCGTGCGGTGGGTGCACGCCGGCGAGGTGCCGAACATCGCGTCGCTGCTGAAGGGCGGCGAACTGCTGCTCACCACCGGCATCGGCATCGGCGCCCGCCCGGCCGACCAGCGGGTCTTCGTGCGGCGGCTGGCCGAGCGCGGGATCGCCGCCCTCGTGGTGGAGCTGGGCGCGCGGTTCGCCCGGCTGCCCGGCGCCCTGGTGGACACCGCCCGGTCGGCCGGGCTGCCGCTGGTGCAGCTGCACCGCGAGGTGCCGTTCGTGTCGGTGACCGAGGAGGTCCACACCGAGATCGTCAACGGCCACTACGCGCTGCTGCGCCGGGCCGATGAGGTGCACCGGCAGTGCACCGAGGCGCTGCTGGGCGGCGGCGGGGTGCCGCGTGTCCTGCGCATCCTGGCCGGTTTCGCGGGCAACCCCGTCTTCCTGGAGACCGCCGACGGCCGCCTGCTGTACGGGGCGGACGGCGGTGCGGGCGCTCCGGGCACCGAGCCGCTGCGGGTGTGGGAGGGGCTGCGCGGCAAGGGCGGCGCCGCGCCCGCCGGCGCGGTGCTCGTCGACGTACCGGGCGGCGAGGGGCCGGGCGGGGTGCGGGCGCGGCTGGTGGCGCTCGCGGTGGCGGGCCCGCTGCTGCCGGTGCACCGGATGGCGGCGGAGCGCGCCGCGGGCCTCCTGGCGGTCGTCCTGCTCCAGGCGCGCCAGGAGGAGGAGCTGGCCGCGCGGGGGCGCGGCGACTTCCTGACCGACCTCGCGGAGGGCCGGATCCGGGCGGAGGACGCGCCCGCGCAGGCGGCGGTCCTGGGCTTCCGGCCGGGTGGCGGGCCGCTGCTGCCGGTGGTGATGCGGCCGGCCGCCGAGGGCGCCCCGGCCGGCGGGTGGGCGCTTCCGGCGCGGGCCGTCGCCGAGGAGCTGTCCCGGGCGGGGGTGCCCGTCCTGGTGGGCGTCCGTCCGGTGGAGGGGCGGATCGTCCTGCTGGTGGGGCTGCGCGCGGAGGCGGAGCGCGGCGCGGTCGCCGACCGGGTGGCCACCGCGCTGCGGGCCGGGGCCGAACGGGCGGGCCTGGACCGGCCGGAGGGCCGGCCACCGGTCGTCGTGGTGGGCGTGGCGGGCGGCTGGGCCGCGGCGTCGGCGGGGCTGCGGCACGCCGCCGAGACGGCCGACGCCGCGCGGGGGCTGCCGGAGCGGCCGTGGCACGACGCCCGGCGCCTCGACGTCGACCTGCTGCTGTGGCGGCTGCACCGGCACGACGGCGCCGCGCTGGCGGCGTTCGTGGACCGGGCGATCGGCCCGCTGCGGGAGCACGACGCGGCGGCGCGCGGCCCGCTCCTGCCGACCCTGGAGACGTACCTGGCCCACGCGGGCCGCAAGGCGGAGACGGCGCGGGAGCTGCACCTGAACCGCCAGACGCTCTACAACCGGCTGGCCCGGATCGGGGAGTTGCTCGGCACGGACCTGGACGACCCGCAGACCGTGCTGGCGCTCTCGCTGGCCCTGCGGGCCCGCCGCCTGACCTGA
- a CDS encoding glycosyltransferase family 4 protein, translating into MTQLRTVQVLGGGGAGSSAHVRSLAAGLVARGVRVTVCAPAELDHTHDFLGAGAHVVPMPPRNDPLTVGALRAVCAGADVVHAHGLNAGVRSALALAAHRVPLVVTWHTRPHAEGARGHVLRLMERKAARAADVVLATSSELVDRARRRGARDARLGAVTLPPPSGLGDLPGEKARAELGAVGRPLVVTAGPLEPYRGYGALLDASRRWLGHDPVPLVAVAGDGPRRAALQRRVDTEGLPVRLLGARGDVAQLLAAADVAVLAGRWEARAPLAQAALRLGVPLVATAVGGVPELVGDAAELVPYGDSVRLAAAVSWLLADPARHAELAAAGPRQAATWPTEEETIAQVLSVYDELRAGRGRHLPDW; encoded by the coding sequence GTGACACAGCTGCGTACGGTCCAGGTGCTGGGCGGCGGCGGCGCGGGCAGCAGCGCTCATGTCAGATCACTGGCCGCCGGGCTCGTGGCGAGGGGCGTGCGGGTGACCGTGTGCGCCCCCGCCGAGCTGGACCACACCCATGACTTCCTCGGCGCCGGGGCACACGTCGTCCCGATGCCCCCGCGCAACGACCCGCTGACCGTGGGCGCGCTGCGCGCCGTCTGCGCGGGCGCCGACGTCGTCCACGCCCACGGCCTCAACGCCGGCGTGCGGTCCGCGCTGGCCCTCGCCGCGCACCGGGTGCCGCTCGTCGTCACCTGGCACACCCGGCCGCACGCCGAGGGCGCGCGGGGGCACGTGCTGCGGCTGATGGAGCGCAAGGCGGCGCGGGCGGCGGACGTCGTGCTGGCCACGTCGTCGGAGCTGGTCGACCGGGCGCGGCGGCGGGGCGCCCGCGACGCCCGCCTGGGCGCGGTCACCCTGCCCCCGCCGAGCGGCCTCGGAGACCTGCCGGGCGAGAAGGCGCGGGCCGAACTGGGCGCGGTGGGACGGCCGCTGGTGGTGACGGCCGGTCCGCTGGAGCCGTACCGCGGATACGGCGCGCTGCTGGACGCGTCACGGCGGTGGCTGGGCCACGACCCGGTGCCGCTGGTGGCCGTCGCCGGTGACGGACCCCGGCGGGCCGCGCTGCAGCGGCGCGTCGACACCGAGGGGCTGCCGGTGCGGCTGCTCGGGGCGCGCGGCGACGTGGCGCAGCTGCTCGCGGCGGCCGACGTGGCGGTGCTGGCCGGCCGCTGGGAGGCGCGGGCGCCGCTCGCGCAGGCGGCGCTGCGGCTGGGCGTCCCGCTGGTCGCCACGGCGGTGGGCGGGGTGCCGGAACTGGTCGGGGACGCGGCGGAGCTCGTACCGTACGGGGACTCCGTGCGGCTCGCCGCCGCCGTGTCGTGGCTGCTGGCCGATCCGGCGCGGCACGCGGAGCTCGCGGCGGCCGGGCCCCGGCAGGCGGCGACCTGGCCGACCGAGGAGGAGACCATCGCCCAGGTGCTGAGCGTCTACGACGAGCTGCGCGCCGGGCGGGGCCGCCACCTCCCGGACTGGTGA
- the recN gene encoding DNA repair protein RecN, translating into MVFHVLEEMRIRSLGVIDDAVVELSPGFTAVTGETGAGKTMVVTSLGLLLGGRADPALVRIGASSAVVEGRVGAPGAAVTRRAEEAGAQLDDGALLISRTVSAEGRSRAHLGGRSVPVGLLAELADDLVAVHGQTDQQGLLKPARQRAALDRYAGDAVAVPLTAYKAAYGRLRALDAELDELTTRARERAQEADLLRFGLAEIEAVAPRPGEDAELAAEAERLGHAEALASAAALAHSALAGNPEDPEAVDATTLVAGAGRALEAVRSHDPALAALADRTGEISILLADVAGELAGYADGLDADPRRLAAVEERRAALTGLTRKYGEDVAAVLAWAEEGAARLTELDGDDDRIAGLTTERDALRAELSGLAQALTDARTEAAARFADAVTAELASLAMPHARVSFAIRQTEDPDGVEVGGRHVAYGPSGADEVELLLAPHPGAPPRPIAKGASGGELSRVMLAVEVVFAGTDPVPTYLFDEVDAGVGGKAAVEIGRRLAKLAKTAQVVVVTHLPQVAAFADRQLLVEKTNDGSVTRSGVTVLEGEDRVRELSRMLAGQEDSETARAHAEELLATARADL; encoded by the coding sequence ATGGTCTTCCACGTGTTGGAGGAGATGCGGATACGGTCGCTCGGAGTCATCGACGACGCGGTGGTCGAGCTGTCGCCCGGCTTCACCGCGGTGACGGGTGAGACGGGCGCGGGCAAGACGATGGTCGTGACCAGCCTGGGGCTGCTGCTCGGCGGGCGCGCCGACCCCGCCCTGGTCCGGATCGGCGCGTCCTCCGCCGTCGTGGAGGGGCGCGTGGGTGCCCCCGGCGCCGCCGTGACCCGCCGCGCCGAGGAGGCGGGCGCCCAGCTCGACGACGGGGCGCTGCTCATCAGCCGCACCGTCTCGGCCGAGGGCCGCTCGCGCGCCCACCTCGGCGGGCGGAGCGTCCCCGTGGGGCTCCTCGCGGAGCTGGCCGACGACCTGGTGGCCGTCCACGGCCAGACCGACCAGCAGGGGCTGCTCAAGCCGGCCCGGCAGCGGGCCGCGCTCGACCGGTACGCCGGGGACGCGGTGGCCGTGCCGCTCACCGCCTACAAGGCCGCCTACGGCCGGCTGCGGGCGCTCGACGCCGAGCTGGACGAGCTGACCACGCGGGCGCGGGAGCGGGCGCAGGAGGCCGACCTGCTGCGGTTCGGGCTCGCCGAGATCGAGGCGGTGGCGCCGCGCCCCGGCGAGGACGCGGAGCTGGCCGCCGAGGCGGAGCGGCTCGGGCACGCCGAGGCCCTGGCGTCCGCCGCCGCCCTCGCGCACAGCGCGCTGGCCGGGAACCCGGAGGACCCGGAGGCGGTCGACGCGACGACGCTCGTGGCGGGCGCGGGCCGCGCCCTGGAGGCCGTACGGTCGCACGACCCGGCGCTCGCCGCGCTGGCGGACCGGACGGGGGAGATCTCGATCCTCCTCGCCGACGTGGCCGGGGAGCTCGCCGGGTACGCGGACGGCCTGGACGCCGACCCGCGCCGGCTCGCCGCCGTCGAGGAGCGGCGGGCCGCGCTGACCGGGCTGACCCGCAAGTACGGCGAGGACGTCGCCGCCGTCCTGGCCTGGGCGGAGGAGGGCGCCGCCCGGCTGACCGAGCTCGACGGCGACGACGACCGGATCGCCGGGCTGACCACCGAGCGGGACGCGCTGCGCGCCGAGCTCTCCGGGCTGGCGCAGGCCCTGACGGACGCGCGGACGGAGGCGGCGGCCCGGTTCGCGGACGCGGTCACCGCCGAACTGGCGTCGCTGGCGATGCCGCACGCGCGGGTCTCGTTCGCCATCCGGCAGACCGAGGACCCGGACGGCGTGGAGGTCGGCGGGCGGCACGTCGCCTACGGGCCGTCCGGCGCGGACGAGGTGGAACTGCTGCTCGCCCCGCACCCGGGCGCCCCGCCGCGGCCCATCGCGAAGGGCGCCTCGGGCGGTGAGCTGTCCCGCGTGATGCTCGCCGTGGAGGTCGTCTTCGCCGGTACGGATCCGGTGCCGACGTACCTGTTCGACGAGGTCGACGCGGGGGTGGGCGGCAAGGCGGCCGTCGAGATCGGGCGGCGCCTCGCCAAGCTCGCGAAGACGGCGCAGGTCGTGGTGGTGACCCACCTGCCGCAGGTGGCGGCGTTCGCCGACCGGCAGCTGCTGGTGGAGAAGACCAACGACGGCTCCGTCACCCGGTCCGGCGTCACCGTCCTGGAGGGCGAGGACCGGGTGCGGGAGCTGTCGCGGATGCTCGCCGGGCAGGAGGACTCCGAGACCGCGCGGGCCCACGCCGAGGAACTGCTGGCCACCGCCCGCGCCGACCTCTGA